The genome window CATTTTCTTTTAGATAAGTATAAAATTCCATAAATTCAAAATTTGCATTTTTAGGGTATAAAAAAGTTGTTATTACAGGTGATTGAGCACTATCATTTACCAAAGTGTCAAAACCTAAAGATTTTAATCTTGAAGCTATTGTAAACTGATTTTCTTTATATCTAGCATATCTTTTTTCAACAGAACCTTCCTCTTCTAGTTCTAATAAAGCTTGATAAAAAGCTCTTACAACATGTGTAGGTGAAGTAAATCTCCATTTGCCATTGTTCTTCTCCATAGTCTCCCATTGTGCATATACATCAAGGGACAATGACTTAGCTATACCTTTACATTTAGATAATTCTTCTTTATTGGCTATTATAAAACCAAATCCAGGTACTCCTTGTATACACTTATTAGAACTACTAACTAGAAAATCTATATTAAAGTCTTCAACATCAATCTCAATTCCCCCAAAACTACTCATAGCATCAACTATATAAATCTTATTATATTCTTTTGCAAGTTTCCCTACCTCTTGTATAGGATTTAATCTACCTGTAGTAGTTTCACAGTGAACCATTGATATATGTGTTATATCTTTATTTTCTTTTAATAAATTTTCTACTACATTTAAATCAACTGCTTCTATATCTTTAAATGTACAATCAACAAATTCTATATTAAGATAATTGCATATATCTTTCATTCTCTTTCCATATGCTCCATTTGCAATTACAAGAAGTTTACCATCCTCTGGAATAGTACTTCCTATTGTAGCTTCCACTGAGAAAGTCCCACTTCCTTGCATCAATACACTCGTGTATTTATCTGTATTTTTTGTTCCTAAAGACATTAATCTTCTTCTAACATCTTGTACTAAGTCATTGTATTCAACATCCCAAGTACACCAGTCCTTTAACATAGATGCTCTTACTGATTTAGTAGTAGATAGTGGTCCTGGTGTAAGTAATATGTAATCATTTTCTGGTACAAAGTCTGATTTAATAATTTCATTTTCTATTTTTATTAAAACCTCTTCTAATTCAGCCATAGTTTCTATTACAAAATGTGCCCCTGCTTCTTTAAATCTCTTTGAAACTGTATCCATCTTAACTTTTAGCTCTTCTTTATCCATGTTATCTACTTCTTCTTGTGTAAGACCTAATTCACTTGAGCCCTTTATTACAGCAACACTCCACATTCCTGCATTTACACCTTCTTTTACATCACTTATTGTATCTCCTACTTTTACCATAGAACTCATAGGTGATACCCCCAAAGCTTCAGCATTTTTATAACACATCCAAGGGTATGGTCTTCCTTGAGATACTTCTGATGGTGTTACAAGAAAGTCTGGTGAGTATCCTTTCTTTGCTGCATTTGGTTCAACTATATTCATCATCTCTCTTGTATAACCTGTTGTAGAACCTATTTTTAATCCATTTTTTCTTAATTTTTCAATAGTTTCAACAACATGAGGAATTGGAGTTGTATACTCTTCTAATGTCTCAAATAGCATTGGCTCAAATTCAGCATAAAGTTCATTTACATCTTCCTCAGTTGGCACTTTACCAAACTTATCTAACCAAAGATTTTTTATTCTATCCATTTCACACATTTCTCTTATATGGTCTATCTTTAATTTTCCCATAGGTTTTCTTGCTTCTTCCATTGTTACATCTATACCTCTTCTTTTAAATATCTCTATAAATACATTAAGAGGTGCAAAACATCCATAATCTACTGTTGTGCCAGCCCAATCAAATACTACTGCTTTTATTTTTTCTCCATATATCTTTTTCATATTTATAGCCTCCATAGATTCTTTTTAGAATTTTTGTGTTTTTAATTGTTTTTACTTTTAAAGTATAACTTTCATATGTTAATTATACATCATATTTAGGTTAAATATATATTAAATTTCTGTTTTTAGTTGTTTTTATTTGTTTCTAGTTGTTTTTTATTATATATCAAATTTCCATAAAACTCTAAATTACAATCTAAAATTTACTTTCTAATCTTAATCTATTAACTGACTATATTTTTTGAACTTGGTTTTATTAAGCCTAGTTGCATTACATGAAATTATGTTGTTTATTTTGCTTCTATCCATGTTATATTTATCTCATTTAACTTATCTTTCCATTCATTTGGAGGCTCTACATCACAAATAACAAAATCTAATTCTTCCAAATCTACTATCTTATACATACTAGCAATTCCTATTTTAGAACTATCACACAATACAAAACTTTCCTTTGAATTTTTTATATATTCTTTTGATAACAATGCCTTATTTTGGTCTATACTACTAATTCCAAAGCTATCAAGTATACCTTCACTAGATATAAAAGCTTTATCTACATATAAATTTTTCATAATATCTATTGACATTGGACATGCTGTTCTTTGATGCTTTAAATTTACTTTTCCTCCAATAAATATAACTTCTCCATCAAATAAGCCTTGATTTTCATAAGAAATCAATTTTGATAGAACTGGATAAGAATTTGTAACAATCTTTAAATTATTTATAGACACTATATAATCTACAATCTGCAAATTGGTAGTACCTTCATCTATGATGATTGACTCATTGTCATTCACAAACTTAGCTGCATATTTAGCAATATTTTGCTTTTTATCTAAGTTAGTATTATTTCTCTTTATATGTTCTGGTTCAATCACTCCATAGTTTATTTTTATAGCACCACCATATACCTTTTTTAATTTATTTTCATTTTCTAATTCTTCCAAATATCTTCTTATTGTTTCTGATGATACTTCTAATCTTTTTACTAGCTCTTTAGTGTTTACCTTACCTTTTGAATCTAATAATTTAAGTATTTCTTTTTTTCTATCTATGGAATTTAAAGACATCAATTTTCCTCCTAAATATAATATATTTTGCTCCTATAATATTACAATAATACCTAAGATTTACGAAATCATATTTATATGTTAAATTTTTTTACTTAATCGAAGTTCACTTCAAAATACTATGTATTATCATAAAAAAAGTCCATCAAATATTAGTATAAGATGGACTTTGTAAAATTTTATTTTATAAATAAATATTTAAAACCTAATTACTAATTTATTTCCTTGTCTCTAAGAATTTTACTAAATTATTTACAGTAGACATATCTTTTCTCTCTAAATCAGTTGGTTGAAGTTCTATTCCTAGTCTATTTTCAATTTCAAGTAAAACTTCAATTATAGCTAATGAGTCTAAAAGCTCCGTCTCAAATAAATTAAGGTCTAAATCTTCTCTTATCTCATCAGTCCCTAATACGTCTTCAAATATTTCTATAACTGTTTCTTGCATAAAATTGCCTCCTTAAAATTAAGCTAAATAACCAGAGAATATCAGCAATCCAAAACACACAATGTGGAATGTAATGAAAATTTGTACTCTCTCGAACCATTTTTCTTTTTTATGTTTTTTATAAAATTTAGATTTTCTCTGATATATATCAGTTAAAACAAGTGCCAAACCTTGGTATACACCATAAGCAACGTAATACCAAGTTAGACCATGCCAAAACCCCATTGTTATCATGGTTATCATCTGAGCTACATGGGCAGCAGTAGTTCTTTTCTTAAATCTTTTCTTTCTCATTGATGACATGACAAATCTAGAAAAAATATAATCTCCAAACCATCTTGAAAGACTTATATGCCATCTTGTCCAAAACTCCTTCATATCTTTACTGATAAATGGCTTGTCAAAGTTTATAGGTACTTGTATTCCAAATATATACCCTGTACCTATAGCAAATAAACTATATCCTGCAAAATCAAAGAATAGGTACAAGCTATATGCATACATATAACTTAAAATATTTATAAAACTCATATCTTTAGGTATTATCGATACCCAATATGTATTTATCAAAAATGCTATAACAAACTTATAACCTATTCCCATGACAATATTTTTTATTCCTGTCAGTAAGTATTCTTCTAGATATTCTTTTCTAGATATTTGTTTTTCCAAGTCTTGTTCAAACCTTCTTGACCTATCAATAGGTCCAGAACTCAAGGTTGGAAAAAATAACATAAAATAAAGCATCTTTGAAATTTTAACTTCTTTTATAGCACCATCATAAATTTCAATAACCATTTGTATAGTTCTGAAATTTAAATATGATATTCCAATAAATCCAATCACTCCAAAAGAAGTAACTGGAGATATTTTATTGATTATTATTGGAAGCATTGATACAAACAAAAAACTCCAATATATGTATTTGTTTTTAGTTTTTCTTCTTACATATTCATATCCTTTAACTATTATTACTTCAAGAATAATAAATATTACCAAGTACTTTAGTTGGACATCCATTCCTACTATTAGGAATATCATAAATAAACTTGCCAACATACCATAATACTTTATATTCTTGCCCATTAGACCTAAAATTACTGCTGGTATTGATGTTAATAATAATATATAAAGATAAAAATAATCTCCATACTGTGAAAAAATCATTAAATTTCCTCCATAAGTTTCTTTCTGTCTATTTTACCATTGATATTTGTTGGAAACTCAGAGATTATTGAAATATTTCTTGGAATCATATATGAAGGTATATATTTTCCCAGTTCCTTTTTTATTATCATCCCATTTTTAATATTACTTAAATCATTCTTTTCATTTAACTCAACAATACCTTTTAAGTAAGCAATTTTTTCGTCCTTATATATCGGTAAAACTACTGCATTTTTTACATTATGTACTTTTCTCAAGTTATTTTCTATATCTTCTATTTCAATTCTAAATCCATTTAATTTAATCTGAAAATCTTTTCTTCCACAATAATATATATTTCCATCTAAAAGATATCCAATATCTCCAGTTTTATAAGCCCTCCACTTTACACCATCTATTTCATCATAGAAAAATACTTCATCAGTCTTTTCTTTATTATTAAAGTAACCTTTAGAAACTGATGGTCCAATTATTATAATCTCACCTTTTTCATTTTCTTTAAGTTCATTTCCATCTTCACCAAGTATTTTTATTTTACAATTTGACATAGGGTATCCAACTGGAAGACTCTTTTCATCATCTATAGCTTCCTGAGTCATATCGTTTACACTTACACCAACAGTAGCTTCGGTTGGTCCATATCCATTGATAACTCTTGTATTTGGAAATCTACTCATAAGTTCTCTAGTAAGATTTTTTGAAAGTGCTTCTCCTATGAATATCATTGACTCAAGCTTAGGAAGCATTTTACTATTAAACTCTTTTTCTGTTACACATACACCTGCAAAAGAAGGAGTCGATACCCATATAGCTATATCTGACATACCAAATTGTCTAAATAGTTCTTTGTAGTCTGCTAATACATCTTTTGATATTGAAAATAATGTAGCTCCATGGATAAGACCAGGATATATTGTTGTAACTGAAAGGTCAAAAGAATATGCCGCTTGATTCATTATTACTTTTTCACTTCCATCTATGTTTAGATATGGGCTTATCCAATCCGAAAAGCTATCCAAATTGTTTGAACTTATTTGAACTCCTTTTGGTTTTCCTGTACTTCCTGAAGTAAATAATATATATGCATTTTCATTATCTTTTACCCAGTTTTCTTTATGTAATGATTTTCCCTGATATTCATTTATTATGTCCTTTAGTTTATCCATATCAATTACATTAATATCACCAAAATCTTTTTCATCACTAAAATTAAATAATACCTTTGGTTTTATCTCTTTAGTGACTTCAAAAACTCTATCAAGTGGAAAACTAATATCAAGAGGTACATACGCTCTACCTGATTTTAAAGCTCCTATCATACATGCCATTATCATATTTTCTTTATTTCCATAAATTACTATAGGGGTATCTTCCTCTTTGTATACATCTTTTAGAAATACTGATATAGCATCTGAATACTCATTTAAATCTTTATAAGAAAGTTTATCTCCATTACATACTAGTGCTATTCTATCTGTATTTGAATATTTTTTTACTCCTTCAATAATTTTCATATAAGAATTCTCCTTTAAAATCCGTTATAAATAAATGGCAATTCTTTAAATGGAGTAAATGTTAGAACTCCTATTGCCAATATTATAACCATAGTTAAACAGATACTAGTTAACAAATCCTTATTGCTCTTTAAATATTTTAAATAATCTCTCACAGACATCTACCCATCCTTTCGTACCAAGATGCATTACATCTCTTAAATAATATTTATCTGACCCTTTATCTTTAAGGTTTAGAACCTCAAAGCCTTTGCTTTCTGCTATCTTTTGTGCTTTATCATAATATTGATTTCTTTCTTTTTCAGAGATACCAGTCAAATCATAGAATTTATCCATACTTGGGATTAATACAACAACTGGCTTGATACCTAAGTCAGTACATACATTTAACATAAGTTTATAACTTTCAAACTCCTTAGAAGTTAACAAATTTACGTCTTTGTCTCTTCCTCTATATTGCTCTAAACCGTCTTTAAAATGCTTTTTATAATAAAGTTTATCAATATTTAGCGGATTTTTACCAACTCTTTTTTTAGCATCTTCAATAGCTTTCTTTCTCTCATGTGACCAATTTATTGATCCCTTTCTTTTTTCTTTTCTTTTTTCATCTAGCCTAATTAATCGTTTATAAAGTATTCCTTTTTCTTTAAGAGCTATACAATACTTTCTTCCTTGAAAATAAGGTTCTAAAATCACCTTCACAGCTTTTTCCGACAAGTTCTTAGGTTCATATAACTTCGCATATAATGCTTCTGCTTTATACTCTTCACTTTCCCATAATAGCTTACTTGATTTTTTTACATATTCAATTTTATTTTGTTTAGATATTTTTGGATTATCTAAAAATCGATAAAATTGTATTGGTGAAAACCTAGACTGATAATGGTGACTTGTGACTCCATCTTTCTCCATAAACCATTGCATAGAAATTAACAATACAACCTTTTTATTATCAATATTAGGATTCATACTTCCTAATATTGCAGTATCTTGTAATGTCTGAGTATAGGCTGTCCCAATTGCAAATGCCTTATTTTTGCTCCTATTCGTATTAAAATAGTACTTTGGATGTTGTTTTGTTGAATCACCAAGTTCTGATGACCCTAAAATCATAATATCTTTTTCTCTTAAAAAATGATTATTTGCTGTAACACCTTTATCTTTTATATCACTTAAAGTATCATCCATAATTGGAAGTAGATTTTTCTTCATCAAAAGTTCATCAGTTTTAGAATCAAGAAATTTGTCTAGTCCAAATAAAAATACTACGCCTATTATAAAAGGTGTAATAAAGTATATCAATTTTCTCATATTTTCTCTCCTCTAAAAATATTCAAATTTATGTTATTATTAATCATATTAGTTTTGATACGTATATTCAACTACAAAATTGTAATAAAATCGTCAAAACTTTTTTTAATACTGTTACGAAATTGTAAAAAAAGAAAGGAAGTACTAATTAAATTTATTTTATATATTATAAATTAGTATATATTTTATAACCTAATCTATATACTATCAGCTGGATAAATAATATTACTTTGCCTTCTTATCTCATCCATAATTTCCATTACTATTATTGAATTTTCATGAGAATTTATATTTGACTCTATTTTATTGTTATTTATAAGACTTATAAACTCTACAAGTTCATAATACATTCCTTCTATTTCTCTAGGATTTTCCTTTGCTTTTTCTTTTAAAATAGATATATCTTCTTCTCTTCCATCTCTATATCTAATAATAACTTTTTCAAATAGATTAAGTTTTTCAATTATTATACTTCCCTCTTCTCCTTGTATCTCAGATGGTATATAAGAATCAGCTATTTTAGAATACTGAATTATTGCATCCATATCATCATATTGAAATATAGCTGAACCTTCTCCATCAACTCCAGTTTGAAGTATATGAGAAATTGCCTTCACGGACTTTGGAGCTCCAAATAAATTTACCATAGGATGTATACAGTAAACTCCTATATCCATCAATGCACCATTTGACAATTCTTTTTTAAAGGCATTTTCTACAATTCCATTTTTATATTTATCATATCTTGAAGAATACTGACAATAGCTTCCAAAGAATCTTCTTATTTTCCCTATTTTATACAAGTTTTCTTTAACTACTCTAAAGTTTGGAACACACGTAATCCTCATAGCTTCCATAAGTAATACATTATTATCTCTGGCTGTTTTTATCATTGATTTGACTTCTTTTAAATTAGATGCTAACGATTTTTCACAAAGCACATGTTTTTTGTATTTTAAACAAGTAATAGCTTGCTTTGAATGCATTGCGTTTGGAGAAGCTATGTACACAGCATCTATATCATTCGATTTAGCCATTTGTCCTAAATCATCAAAAAAAATATTCGCTCCATGTGACTCTCCAAATTCTCTAGCTTTTTCTAAATCTCTAGAATATACAGCAACCAATTCAAATTCTTTAATCCTAGATGCCGCTCTTAAAAATATATTTGCTATATTGCTTGTCCCAATAATTCCAAATCTTATTTTATTCATTATAAATCACTTCCTATTTCCTACATTTTATTTTAATAGAAGACTTTATAGCCTATCACCATATTACAAAATAATTTTATCAAATAAAAAAGAAAGCTAATTTTAAATTATTTCACCATTTTAACATAGCTTTCTTTTAACTACAATCTAAATTTAACCTATATTTTTAAAGCTATCTTTCTACTATATCTTTATTTCCTCTCAAAAACTTTATAGTAAAAATTTCATCCACAAACAATGCTGTTAACAATATGGTTACAAGAATCGGCCAATAAGGAATTATAATACTATACAAATTATCAACTATATATACTTGAAAATATCTAACTCCAATAAAAGTCAATATAGTCCAATATATAGAAAACTTTAGACATACTATCCCTCTACTATTGTATTTATAATCTGAATAATCCCAATAGACCTTATTAAAATATACTTTCATAAGTATTCCTGTAATATACTCTACGACTGTTGGCACTACTAGACATAATAAAAGCAATACAAATATATTATTTGGGTCAATAAACCTTGAGACCTCTATTATAATCGACATTGCAATTGCATACATTGGTTTAAATGGTCCATTTAAAAATCCATCTTCTTGAAAATGACCTTGTTTATAATAACTATATAGATTTTCAATTATCCAACCTATAAAACCATACAAGAAAAAATTAAATAAAAAATATAATAGAGAACCTATATTATCCATGAATATTCCTCCTAATTGTTTATACTTATTTTTTCTCATATTCATGGATTTATTCTAAATAAAATAAATTATATTTAATTTATTTTATTAATATTTTATATTATAGATTGTGACATTCTTTAGAGTTCAAACTTTTTAGGTATTCTCTAACCTCTAATAAATTTTCAAGTATCTTATGTGATTGTGATTTAATTTTTTCATCTGGCTCTTTTAAATCTGGTACATTTATACATCTTATACCACCGTTATATGCAGCTTCCACTCCCATAGGTGAATCCTCTATAACAATACAATTTTTTGGATTAATGCTCATTTCTTTAGCTGCTTTTAAAAATATTTCTGGATTTGGTTTAGAATTTATAACGTCATCTCCACAAACTATAGCATCAAAGTACTCCTTTAACCCTGCTTTGGTTAATCTCTTTACTGCACTTTCTCTCTTTGTAGATGTTGCAACAGCCATTTTGTAGCCACTTTCCTTTAAAAAAGAGATTAATTCATTAACTCCTAATTTGATAGGAGCTCCTTCTCTATCCATAAATTCAATCATATTTTTAGTTTTTTCATCATACAAATCTATTATTGGTACAGAGCTATCATATATGTTTGTAAGACCTTCTATTATCCCCTTACGATTTCTTCCCATAACTGATGTATAAATTTCCTTAGTCATAGTATATCCATACTTTTCAAACGTCTCTATCCAAAATTCAAGAGAGATTCTCTCTGAATCAAATAAAACTCCATCCATATCAAAAATAATTCCTTCTACTTTTTGCATACAATTCCTCCAATATTTTTTGATATAATTATATTACACTTTTTATGATTAATTTTACAACCCTCAATTTATCCAATTCTAATATCGCAAAATTATAATTTTCAAAAGTTACACTTTGATTTACTTTAATATTTGAACCGAGCATATACGATATCCACCCGCCTATACTGTCAAATCCATCATGTTCTATATCAAGACCAAAATACTTATTAATATAATTAATCGATTCAGTCCCATCAACTAAATAAGAACCTGCCCCTATTTTCTTAATATGAGTCTCTTCTTTGTCAAATTCATCTTGAATTTCTCCAACTATTTCTTCTAGTATGTCTTCTATTGTTACCACACCAGATGTACCACCATATTCATCTACAACTATAGCAAGTTGAAGCTTTTCTTTCCTTATTCTTTCAAGAGCTTTATCTATAGTTAAATTTTCAGATATATATATAATCTCTCTCAATATCTCTTCTAGTTCAATTTTATTTTCATTTATCTTTTGATTATATAAATCTCTTATATGTACAAAACCTAATATATCATCTTTATTTTTTCTGCATACTGGATATCTTGTAACACCTTCTTCTTTTAAAATAGCTAATATCTTTTCTTCTGAATCATTTTCATATATACATACCATATCAGTTCTAGGCACCATTATCTCTCTAATTTTCTTTTCCTCAAATTCAAAAATATTATCAACTAATCTTTGCTCTGATTCATCTATAAGTCCACTTTTATAACTTTCTTCCACTAATAGCCTTATTTCATCACCTGTATGGGGTTCAGCAACCTCATCAGCTTGTGAGTATCCAAATGGTTTAAGAAATAAATCAGTACTTAGATTGAAAAAATATATTACTGGATATGTTAACTTATAAAATCCTATTAATAAAAAAGATGTACTCAACATTATTCTTTCTGTATTATAAAGTGCTAAAGCCTTAGGAACTAGTTCTCCTATTACAACCTCCATCATTGTTATAATTAAAAAAGAAATAGAAATTGATATAGTATATATAATACTTTCACTAAGATTAAACATGCTTACTACTGGTAAAATCAACTCTTTAACTGTCGATTCTCCCATCCACCCTAATGCAAGTGAACAAAGTGTTATACCAAGTTGACATGCAGAAAGATAGGAATTTAAATTGTCTTTTATTATTTTACATCTTTTTGCATTATCATCACCTTCAGCTATCATGGTATCTATCCTAGAACTACGAAGTTTTACCATAGCAAATTCACAAGCTACAAAAAAAGCATTTATCAAAACAAGTATTACTATAAGTGTTACATTTAATAATTCCCGCATAAAGTATTGGTTCTTATAATGCAAGAAATCTATAAGAACTCAAAGTTCCCCCCTTATATTAATAAATTTAATTTATAATATATATTCTATCATATTTATTAATATATCTTACTTTATTACAAATAATTTTTATACACTAAATTAACCCCTTTTAATATCTATAATTGAATATATATTAAAAGGGGCTATATTATAGTTACTCTTTTTGAATGCTGTATTCAAGCAAGTACCTACCACCAAGCTCATTTTTTTCTACAATTACAACATTTAACCCAAGTTGAGCCGTTCGAATTGCTGAAACATACCCTACTGGTTCACCACCAATTACTATTAAATCAGTGTTCATTTTCACTATTCCTCCTTTTAAGTCATAGACATTAATACATCTATAACTAAAATTTTGCTATCAATACTTATATTCTGTTAAATCTACTTGATTTTTTATATTATAATGAATCTTTTGACGTGTAAAAATAAAATTATTTCTATGAATTCCTATTGCCAATAAGTCTGAATGTGGATGTTCTAAATGACTGTAAGCTATTGTACAACCGGGAGTCATCCTTCCACCTACAAATACCATAGAATAGTTTATAAAATATTCATCCAATAACTTACTTTTTATTAAGTGTGTACAATATGAAGGAGATTCTACACACACTTTTTCTATTCCTAAATTTTTAAGCACATAAAGCAATACCTCAGAATCTGGTGTACTATCTTTTCCAGTGACAATTACAGGAAAAACATCAAAATCTTTATATAATTCTTCAAATGTATAATCATCAACATCCTCAATTGAACTAAAATTTCCTATACATATATGTTCTAAAGGTGAGTTTTCTTTTATATACTCCCAACCATTTGGAGATGTAGCTATAACCATTTTGTATTCTTGGCTTTTATCAACCTTAAATGTATAGTGATTAAATGGAATATCTGTAGCATCAAAAGAAACCACTACTCCACATGGTTGATATTTTTTATTTAAATAATCTTTTCTTTGTTGTGTTAGACTTTCATCAAATACATGACATGTTATTCCAGGTTCATTTTGAAGAGTTCTAGCTCCGATAATCACAGCATCTGAACATGCTCTTAACACATTTAAAACCCAAAAATCTGCTAGGGCACCATCTGGGTCTATAAAATTATTTTTCCCAATTAAAGGTCCTGCCTTATTATCTTCATATGCCATCTTTCCATCTGAAGATAACACCATAGATGAAAATGTGTATGGTCTTTTTTCACCTGCTTGTGGAAAGAATAACTCTGTATAATACTCTACAACATCTGGTATACATATATCTTCATTTGACTTTGCTTTTATCGTACCTAATACTTTTTCATTTCTATTTAACACATCTATTTTTAAATTCTCTCTTGGTATACTAAAAAATTCAAGATTATTCATACTCTTACCATCCTCTCTTAATTGTTTTACAATCCATAAATTCTTTTTCCCCAC of Clostridioides sp. ES-S-0054-01 contains these proteins:
- a CDS encoding HAD family phosphatase, which codes for MQKVEGIIFDMDGVLFDSERISLEFWIETFEKYGYTMTKEIYTSVMGRNRKGIIEGLTNIYDSSVPIIDLYDEKTKNMIEFMDREGAPIKLGVNELISFLKESGYKMAVATSTKRESAVKRLTKAGLKEYFDAIVCGDDVINSKPNPEIFLKAAKEMSINPKNCIVIEDSPMGVEAAYNGGIRCINVPDLKEPDEKIKSQSHKILENLLEVREYLKSLNSKECHNL
- a CDS encoding putative ABC transporter permease, translated to MDNIGSLLYFLFNFFLYGFIGWIIENLYSYYKQGHFQEDGFLNGPFKPMYAIAMSIIIEVSRFIDPNNIFVLLLLCLVVPTVVEYITGILMKVYFNKVYWDYSDYKYNSRGIVCLKFSIYWTILTFIGVRYFQVYIVDNLYSIIIPYWPILVTILLTALFVDEIFTIKFLRGNKDIVER
- a CDS encoding HlyC/CorC family transporter, whose protein sequence is MRELLNVTLIVILVLINAFFVACEFAMVKLRSSRIDTMIAEGDDNAKRCKIIKDNLNSYLSACQLGITLCSLALGWMGESTVKELILPVVSMFNLSESIIYTISISISFLIITMMEVVIGELVPKALALYNTERIMLSTSFLLIGFYKLTYPVIYFFNLSTDLFLKPFGYSQADEVAEPHTGDEIRLLVEESYKSGLIDESEQRLVDNIFEFEEKKIREIMVPRTDMVCIYENDSEEKILAILKEEGVTRYPVCRKNKDDILGFVHIRDLYNQKINENKIELEEILREIIYISENLTIDKALERIRKEKLQLAIVVDEYGGTSGVVTIEDILEEIVGEIQDEFDKEETHIKKIGAGSYLVDGTESINYINKYFGLDIEHDGFDSIGGWISYMLGSNIKVNQSVTFENYNFAILELDKLRVVKLIIKSVI
- a CDS encoding dihydrofolate reductase family protein, coding for MNNLEFFSIPRENLKIDVLNRNEKVLGTIKAKSNEDICIPDVVEYYTELFFPQAGEKRPYTFSSMVLSSDGKMAYEDNKAGPLIGKNNFIDPDGALADFWVLNVLRACSDAVIIGARTLQNEPGITCHVFDESLTQQRKDYLNKKYQPCGVVVSFDATDIPFNHYTFKVDKSQEYKMVIATSPNGWEYIKENSPLEHICIGNFSSIEDVDDYTFEELYKDFDVFPVIVTGKDSTPDSEVLLYVLKNLGIEKVCVESPSYCTHLIKSKLLDEYFINYSMVFVGGRMTPGCTIAYSHLEHPHSDLLAIGIHRNNFIFTRQKIHYNIKNQVDLTEYKY
- a CDS encoding FAD-dependent oxidoreductase, giving the protein MNTDLIVIGGEPVGYVSAIRTAQLGLNVVIVEKNELGGRYLLEYSIQKE